The Lewinellaceae bacterium genome has a segment encoding these proteins:
- a CDS encoding aminotransferase class V-fold PLP-dependent enzyme gives MENSKNGSPVSLKANQSQIRTTGNRKTEGAYSALEKGVFTALETYSNVHRGSGHHSMVSTQLFEQAREIILEYLNPERGPYVVIFCTPVSADSLLKQLKTDRYYMVSSQDFGLSIGVRAIVVKKKDLPKFIPSLTGGGTTKLVGQDWVIWADAPDRFEAGTPAIINIIAFARALRLVREFGKNGFLNTEDVSHSVDDILYHDKFENFAGKELLNQLCQSMVGHDKKVPTGEGDVFYINLDNSASTPALKPVWEAFRQTWRQPLPIQQEIVQKVKVICADVLGAPLSEYEVLFTSNTTEAINLAADSLGRSFDQNTEPVILNTMLEHSSNDLPWRTVPGHTLIRLSVDEEGFIDLGKMETLLKAYNQESQYGKKRIRLVALSGASNVLGVCNDLEAISRIVHRYGAKLLVDGAQLVAHRKVDMEATGIDYLAFSAHKVYAPFGCGVLVARKGGLQFSDVEMEQRRTSGEENAAGIAALGKALVLLQRVGLDLISAEEHALTAKALEGLSSIEGLKLFGVQDPDDPRFAQKIGVIVFGVKGVAPSRVAKTLAAQCGIGVRSGCHCAHIIVKRILHISPSLEKFQRVIQTLFPKLRLPGLVRVSFGIQNTPEEIDALIHALEHIVGKKKPTVVKPAEAEKQMNNFAGAVAKRVYGLT, from the coding sequence ATGGAAAATTCAAAAAACGGATCACCTGTATCCCTTAAAGCCAACCAATCACAAATCCGTACCACCGGAAACAGGAAAACAGAAGGCGCCTATTCGGCCCTGGAAAAAGGGGTGTTTACTGCTCTGGAAACCTATTCCAATGTCCACCGTGGTAGCGGGCATCACTCCATGGTGTCCACTCAGTTATTTGAACAGGCCCGTGAAATTATCCTGGAGTACCTGAATCCGGAAAGAGGCCCTTATGTGGTCATCTTTTGTACACCGGTAAGTGCGGATTCCCTCCTCAAACAGCTCAAAACGGATCGTTACTACATGGTTTCCAGCCAGGACTTTGGGTTGTCGATAGGCGTGCGGGCCATTGTGGTCAAAAAGAAAGACTTACCCAAATTCATTCCTTCCCTGACGGGCGGAGGAACCACCAAACTGGTGGGACAGGATTGGGTGATCTGGGCCGATGCGCCGGACAGATTCGAGGCCGGTACGCCTGCCATCATCAACATCATCGCTTTCGCCCGGGCCCTGCGCCTGGTGAGGGAATTTGGGAAAAATGGTTTTTTAAATACTGAGGATGTGAGCCATTCAGTGGACGACATCTTGTACCACGACAAATTCGAAAATTTCGCCGGCAAGGAACTATTGAATCAACTCTGCCAATCCATGGTCGGCCATGATAAAAAAGTACCCACAGGGGAAGGGGATGTTTTTTATATCAACCTGGACAACAGTGCCAGCACCCCGGCCCTGAAACCGGTTTGGGAAGCCTTTCGGCAAACCTGGCGACAACCCCTGCCCATTCAACAGGAAATCGTTCAGAAGGTCAAAGTCATCTGCGCCGATGTGCTGGGCGCACCGCTGTCGGAATACGAAGTGCTCTTTACCTCCAATACCACTGAAGCCATCAATCTGGCGGCCGACAGTTTGGGCCGATCATTCGATCAAAACACCGAGCCTGTCATTCTCAATACAATGCTCGAGCATTCCTCCAATGATCTGCCGTGGCGCACGGTTCCCGGGCATACGTTGATCCGTTTGTCGGTGGATGAAGAAGGTTTTATTGATTTGGGGAAAATGGAAACGCTTTTAAAAGCCTACAACCAGGAAAGCCAATACGGTAAAAAACGGATCAGGCTCGTCGCCCTGAGTGGAGCTTCCAACGTGCTTGGCGTATGTAACGATCTGGAAGCTATAAGCCGGATCGTACACCGCTACGGCGCAAAATTGCTGGTGGACGGGGCCCAGCTGGTAGCCCACCGAAAGGTCGATATGGAAGCCACCGGTATTGATTATCTAGCCTTTTCCGCACATAAGGTTTACGCACCTTTTGGCTGTGGGGTGCTGGTAGCCAGGAAAGGAGGGCTACAGTTTTCCGACGTTGAAATGGAGCAACGACGGACCTCGGGAGAAGAAAATGCTGCAGGCATCGCCGCACTGGGCAAGGCCCTGGTATTGTTGCAGCGCGTTGGGCTTGACCTGATCTCGGCAGAGGAACATGCACTGACGGCAAAAGCCCTGGAAGGTTTGTCCAGTATTGAAGGATTAAAGCTTTTCGGGGTACAGGATCCCGATGATCCCCGGTTCGCCCAAAAGATTGGGGTCATCGTATTTGGAGTGAAGGGGGTGGCACCTTCCCGGGTGGCCAAAACACTGGCCGCCCAATGCGGGATCGGGGTGCGATCCGGTTGCCACTGCGCCCATATCATTGTCAAGCGCATACTCCATATCAGCCCTTCGTTAGAGAAATTCCAGCGGGTGATCCAGACCCTTTTCCCGAAGTTGAGGTTGCCGGGCCTCGTTCGGGTGAGTTTTGGGATACAAAATACTCCGGAAGAAATTGATGCCCTGATCCATGCGCTGGAGCATATTGTCGGGAAGAAGAAACCCACCGTCGTGAAACCGGCAGAGGCAGAAAAACAAATGAACAATTTTGCCGGGGCTGTCGCCAAACGGGTTTATGGGTTAACCTGA
- a CDS encoding outer membrane beta-barrel protein, with protein MPKFIVLWVICLSLNLQAQHSLGFRAGSNFANVSTTEEGTITKEKIFGANVGLFLALGVGKKMAIQPELSFIQKGYRTKIQLFEEKNYSTKLNYFDLSLLFKIPFKLTFVRLAVITKQPLLMNPLPYHTIPSIPDAIASTTIIARFVDGLGFRYHWATEGLTDLELAYRPTEDSMNMLELLNHIYDMAKSTDRILGGVMNEDKRPESFAGIRESTLRIYAGLSTRLKEMDEAWFIDFHENGGSGLSKYPFWNFLNGPIADSLTHVGQISSWRRIAGNPQPKGVNVFLGTYAGE; from the coding sequence ATGCCAAAATTTATTGTTCTTTGGGTAATCTGTTTATCTCTAAATCTTCAGGCGCAGCATTCCTTGGGTTTTCGTGCCGGATCCAATTTTGCGAATGTTTCCACCACAGAAGAAGGAACCATTACAAAGGAAAAAATATTCGGAGCTAATGTTGGCCTGTTTTTAGCGCTGGGGGTCGGAAAGAAAATGGCGATTCAGCCTGAATTGAGCTTCATCCAAAAAGGATATCGAACCAAAATTCAGCTTTTTGAGGAAAAGAATTATTCCACGAAATTGAATTATTTTGATCTCTCCCTTCTTTTTAAAATTCCTTTTAAGCTTACTTTTGTAAGATTAGCCGTTATCACTAAACAACCATTACTCATGAATCCATTACCCTATCACACGATACCTTCCATCCCCGATGCAATTGCTTCGACGACTATCATAGCCCGTTTTGTGGATGGATTGGGCTTTCGTTATCATTGGGCAACAGAAGGCCTGACCGACCTAGAGTTGGCTTACAGACCCACGGAGGACAGTATGAATATGTTGGAATTACTGAATCATATTTACGATATGGCCAAATCGACCGATCGAATATTGGGGGGTGTCATGAATGAAGATAAACGACCTGAATCTTTTGCCGGTATCAGGGAAAGTACCTTAAGGATTTACGCAGGCCTAAGCACACGGTTGAAGGAAATGGATGAAGCCTGGTTTATCGATTTTCATGAAAATGGAGGGTCAGGCCTTTCGAAATATCCATTTTGGAATTTCCTCAACGGCCCTATTGCCGATTCCCTAACCCATGTCGGTCAGATCAGTTCCTGGCGAAGAATCGCGGGGAATCCACAGCCCAAAGGAGTGAATGTGTTCTTAGGAACGTATGCCGGGGAATAA
- a CDS encoding DUF1801 domain-containing protein encodes MAKPIGNRNETVIDFLTNLDHPLKPEIEMLRDFILASNPEMTENIKWNGPNFCHKGNDRITMRIHPPKQIQLIFHRGAKVLEQPPMRLIVDESGLLKWKANDRAVITFKNRAEILNGQPDLLRIIDQWLKATS; translated from the coding sequence ATGGCAAAACCGATAGGCAACAGAAATGAGACGGTAATTGATTTTTTGACAAATCTGGACCACCCTTTGAAACCCGAGATCGAAATGCTCCGTGATTTTATTTTGGCCTCCAATCCGGAAATGACCGAAAACATCAAATGGAATGGCCCGAATTTTTGTCATAAGGGGAATGACAGAATAACGATGAGGATTCATCCACCCAAACAAATTCAACTCATTTTTCATCGGGGAGCCAAAGTTCTGGAACAACCCCCGATGAGGTTGATCGTTGATGAGTCCGGACTTTTGAAATGGAAAGCAAATGACAGGGCGGTCATTACCTTTAAAAACAGGGCCGAAATTTTAAACGGACAACCTGATTTGCTGAGAATCATTGATCAATGGCTGAAAGCCACTTCCTGA
- a CDS encoding NAD-dependent epimerase/dehydratase family protein: MQTILGAGGGIGIPLAKALKQYTHQIRLVSRNPKKVNDTDELFSLDFNDLSQIDKAIAGSEVVYVVVGFEYKLSVWQATWPPFMKAVIEACKKHEAKLVFFDNVYMYAKSAIPHMTEDAPLQPPSKKGAVRKQLHEMIMEEVAQKNLTALIARAADFYGPDNKNSVLSIMVADNLIKGKKAQSFGNLDKIHTYTYTPDAAKATAILGNTEDAFNQVWHVPTTKEKLTNRQWIELIAEELKVQPKIQSVPVWMLRILGLFIPVMKEFPEMLYQNEQDYIFDSSKFEKRFGIEATAPKEGIKNLIEELKAKNTGR, translated from the coding sequence ATGCAAACAATATTAGGAGCCGGCGGCGGTATCGGCATACCATTAGCCAAAGCATTAAAACAATACACCCATCAGATTCGGCTGGTCAGCAGAAATCCGAAAAAGGTGAATGATACCGATGAACTTTTTTCGCTTGATTTTAATGACCTAAGCCAGATTGACAAGGCCATTGCCGGAAGCGAAGTCGTTTATGTGGTGGTGGGATTTGAATACAAGTTAAGTGTATGGCAGGCAACCTGGCCTCCATTTATGAAAGCGGTCATTGAGGCCTGTAAAAAGCATGAAGCCAAACTTGTATTTTTTGATAATGTTTACATGTACGCTAAATCCGCCATTCCACACATGACCGAGGATGCGCCCTTACAGCCTCCCAGCAAAAAAGGAGCCGTCAGGAAGCAATTGCACGAGATGATTATGGAAGAAGTAGCGCAAAAAAATCTGACGGCCCTGATTGCCAGGGCAGCTGATTTTTATGGACCAGATAATAAAAATAGTGTGTTGTCCATAATGGTGGCGGATAACCTGATCAAAGGAAAAAAAGCTCAGTCATTTGGCAACTTGGACAAAATTCATACCTACACTTATACGCCTGATGCCGCTAAGGCAACCGCTATACTGGGCAACACCGAAGATGCCTTTAACCAGGTGTGGCATGTTCCAACGACAAAAGAAAAATTAACCAACCGGCAATGGATTGAGCTGATTGCGGAGGAACTGAAGGTTCAGCCTAAGATTCAGTCCGTCCCCGTCTGGATGCTCCGTATCCTTGGCTTGTTTATTCCCGTGATGAAAGAATTCCCGGAGATGCTTTATCAAAACGAGCAGGATTATATTTTTGACAGCAGCAAATTTGAGAAACGCTTTGGGATTGAGGCCACAGCTCCTAAAGAAGGTATTAAAAATCTGATTGAAGAATTAAAAGCAAAAAACACAGGCAGATAA
- a CDS encoding NAD(P)-dependent alcohol dehydrogenase, with protein sequence MKVIIHPKYGPPEVLQLSTLEKPVPKEHEVLIKVKATTVNRTDCAILRAKPFIMRWVTGFLKPVKIIPGTDFAGVIEAVGKDVVSFKAGEKVFGFDDSGLSSSAEYLTLSADKALTTIPKNVSYEQAAASSEGAHYAYNMLNKVNLTSGQKALVNGASGAIGSAALQFLKYFGLDVVAVCGTKNVELIKSLGANQVMDYTREDFTQTDQKFDFIFDTVGKSSFAKCKSLLNPGGVYLSSELGWMAQNIFFALFTPIFGKKKVIFPIPSDIKGSLLFIKKLMEEGKFKPVIDRQYPLEQIAEAYRYVEKGQKTGNVIITMDAGS encoded by the coding sequence ATGAAGGTTATAATACACCCAAAATACGGACCACCGGAGGTGCTTCAGTTGAGTACTTTAGAGAAACCTGTCCCTAAGGAGCATGAAGTTTTGATTAAGGTAAAAGCAACTACCGTGAACCGTACGGACTGTGCCATCCTTCGGGCAAAACCATTTATCATGCGATGGGTAACCGGGTTTTTGAAGCCTGTGAAAATCATTCCTGGAACGGATTTTGCAGGGGTAATTGAGGCGGTAGGCAAAGATGTGGTATCTTTTAAGGCCGGGGAAAAAGTTTTTGGCTTTGATGACAGCGGGTTGAGTTCCAGCGCCGAATACCTGACCCTGTCTGCCGATAAAGCGCTGACGACCATCCCCAAAAATGTATCTTATGAGCAAGCGGCCGCCAGTAGTGAAGGAGCGCATTATGCTTATAATATGTTAAACAAGGTAAATCTCACAAGCGGCCAGAAGGCTCTCGTTAACGGGGCTTCGGGAGCTATAGGTTCAGCGGCACTGCAATTCCTGAAATATTTCGGTTTGGATGTTGTGGCTGTGTGTGGCACCAAAAATGTGGAGTTGATCAAATCATTGGGCGCAAACCAGGTGATGGATTACACCCGGGAGGATTTTACCCAGACGGATCAAAAATTTGATTTCATTTTTGACACGGTTGGAAAAAGTTCATTTGCAAAATGCAAATCCTTGCTAAATCCCGGCGGCGTTTACCTCTCCTCGGAATTAGGCTGGATGGCTCAAAATATATTTTTTGCTCTTTTTACACCGATCTTTGGCAAGAAAAAAGTAATTTTCCCCATTCCTTCGGATATTAAAGGTAGTTTGCTTTTTATCAAAAAACTAATGGAGGAAGGAAAATTTAAGCCCGTTATAGACAGGCAATATCCATTAGAACAAATAGCCGAAGCTTACAGGTATGTGGAAAAAGGTCAGAAAACAGGAAATGTTATTATCACGATGGATGCTGGGAGCTAA
- a CDS encoding NADAR family protein, translating into MKYNQPTGENFMERIDQFTGEYRWLSNFYPCELRFRGKAYSSVEYAYMSAKSEDKEWKKMCSEGREKQSKIKKLSQHIDLVPHWETIKIDVMRECLELKFAQEPFMTWLLATGDSHLQEGNTWGDKFWGVDIETGEGENHLGKLLMELRHKFRADGSKF; encoded by the coding sequence ATGAAATACAATCAACCGACCGGGGAAAATTTTATGGAAAGGATAGACCAATTTACAGGAGAATACCGCTGGCTCAGCAATTTTTATCCTTGCGAACTGAGGTTCAGGGGCAAGGCATACTCCTCTGTCGAATACGCCTATATGAGTGCTAAAAGCGAGGATAAGGAATGGAAAAAGATGTGCTCGGAAGGCCGCGAGAAGCAAAGCAAAATAAAGAAGCTAAGCCAGCATATCGATCTGGTGCCTCATTGGGAGACCATAAAAATAGACGTTATGCGCGAATGCCTGGAGCTGAAATTTGCGCAGGAACCTTTCATGACCTGGCTGCTTGCCACAGGCGATAGTCATTTACAGGAAGGCAATACCTGGGGTGACAAGTTTTGGGGCGTAGACATAGAGACCGGGGAAGGAGAAAACCACCTCGGCAAACTGCTTATGGAACTCAGGCATAAATTCAGGGCAGACGGCTCCAAATTTTGA
- a CDS encoding DUF4386 domain-containing protein — protein sequence MTTSIKNLSPVKYAKIAGLLYLLIAILGMFSIGYVPGVIIKTGEASATVENLLGHVTLFRTGVAADTFVFMIEMILTVMLYQMFKTVNKTLALIATFARFAMIFTMGINLVIYVTPLFFLTDPDFINAYGQEQLNALTMLFFNIHQDGILLWGLFFGLHLIILGYLVYRSGNHPRWIAVFMMVGSLGYLLESFSHFALAPNKVISVLVIIFLSIVVVGEFSFAFWLLIKGLKTPQLRV from the coding sequence ATGACAACATCGATTAAAAATCTGTCCCCCGTAAAGTATGCAAAAATCGCAGGGTTACTTTATTTACTTATCGCCATACTGGGCATGTTTTCTATCGGATACGTACCCGGGGTTATCATAAAAACCGGGGAGGCTTCCGCAACAGTGGAAAACCTTCTCGGCCATGTGACCCTCTTTCGCACAGGCGTTGCTGCCGACACTTTTGTTTTTATGATAGAGATGATTCTGACGGTAATGCTTTATCAAATGTTTAAAACCGTGAACAAAACCCTGGCACTTATTGCCACCTTTGCCCGGTTTGCCATGATTTTTACCATGGGGATCAATCTGGTCATTTACGTAACGCCATTATTCTTTTTGACGGATCCGGACTTCATTAATGCTTACGGTCAGGAACAACTAAATGCCCTCACGATGCTCTTTTTTAATATCCATCAGGACGGAATCCTGTTATGGGGGCTGTTCTTTGGGCTCCATTTGATCATTCTGGGTTATTTGGTATATCGTTCCGGAAATCATCCCCGATGGATTGCAGTGTTCATGATGGTGGGAAGTTTGGGGTATTTGCTCGAAAGTTTTTCCCATTTCGCCTTGGCGCCCAATAAAGTCATTTCTGTATTAGTGATTATTTTTCTCTCTATCGTAGTAGTCGGTGAATTTTCCTTTGCTTTTTGGTTGCTCATCAAAGGTCTTAAAACACCCCAATTAAGGGTTTGA
- a CDS encoding helix-turn-helix domain-containing protein, with protein sequence MREKTIAVLPFVNMSASEENEYFSDGMTEEIINALARIRSLRVTSRTSSFFFKNKNIPVRQIGQELKVNTILEGSVRLAGDTLRITAQLIQAEEDFHFWSETWDRKLENIFEIQDEISLLIADKLREHMGHFEIQEHLVNKQTDNITAYELFLKARFYFRKWNPTDVKTAMELYEKALELDPRHAESVLGLADCYGFMATAGFMPVEAAWGKAAELTYKGLELNDQLADGHYQLANLHFFTACDYEGALKEGLLAIALNPNFIEAQQYLAFLYTLAGEKGQARQHLDMALEIDPISQETLFFSAYFDYMTENYPEALRKLDKCLDHNPRNIPAHSVKCYCLIKMGRYEEALHYFDHLPQDIVVPGDKLGITALAYAHKNDLEHANQFLDELIRHAATPEGFRSSSFLYFMYAVLGEKDKAFEWVREARDHKFSLLLLHFADPMVNALKKDPRFLQYQKEIFHLPEPQKIKKTSKDLLDAATTKAYVGRLIRFVEKEKPYLDPGLSLRSLASAIDIHPNQLSWLLNESIGKNFNEFVNYYRVEAFKQLATDSTNAHLSLLGLAYESGFNSKTVFNTYFKKETGLTPKQFLKEQE encoded by the coding sequence ATGAGAGAAAAAACCATTGCGGTGCTTCCTTTTGTAAATATGAGTGCCAGCGAGGAAAACGAGTACTTTAGTGATGGTATGACCGAAGAGATCATCAACGCTTTGGCCAGGATCAGAAGCCTGCGGGTCACGTCCAGGACTTCTTCTTTTTTTTTCAAAAATAAAAATATCCCGGTCAGACAGATCGGACAGGAACTGAAAGTGAATACCATTCTGGAAGGCAGCGTTCGCCTTGCAGGAGATACGCTTCGGATTACTGCCCAGTTGATACAGGCGGAAGAAGACTTCCACTTCTGGTCGGAAACCTGGGACCGCAAGCTTGAGAACATCTTCGAGATCCAGGATGAGATCAGTCTCCTGATCGCGGATAAACTCCGCGAGCATATGGGACATTTTGAGATCCAGGAGCACCTCGTCAACAAACAGACGGACAATATTACCGCTTATGAACTCTTTCTGAAAGCCAGGTTTTATTTCAGAAAATGGAATCCAACGGATGTCAAAACGGCGATGGAATTATATGAAAAAGCCCTGGAACTCGATCCCCGACACGCAGAATCCGTCCTGGGACTGGCAGACTGTTACGGGTTTATGGCGACAGCCGGTTTTATGCCCGTAGAAGCGGCCTGGGGCAAGGCGGCTGAACTGACCTATAAAGGGCTTGAGCTCAATGACCAACTGGCCGATGGCCATTACCAGCTGGCCAACCTGCATTTTTTTACGGCCTGCGATTATGAGGGCGCTCTGAAAGAAGGCCTTTTGGCCATAGCGCTTAATCCCAATTTTATAGAAGCGCAGCAATATCTCGCCTTTCTTTACACCCTCGCTGGTGAAAAAGGCCAGGCCCGGCAGCATCTTGACATGGCGCTGGAGATCGATCCAATTTCTCAGGAAACCCTGTTTTTTAGTGCCTATTTTGATTATATGACGGAAAATTATCCGGAAGCGCTCAGGAAACTTGACAAATGTCTGGATCATAATCCCAGGAACATTCCGGCTCATTCTGTCAAATGTTATTGCCTGATCAAGATGGGGCGCTACGAGGAAGCCCTCCACTATTTCGATCATTTGCCACAGGATATCGTCGTACCCGGGGATAAGCTGGGGATAACAGCCCTCGCTTATGCCCATAAAAATGACCTGGAGCATGCTAACCAATTCCTGGACGAACTCATCCGTCATGCCGCTACCCCCGAGGGATTCCGGTCAAGTTCTTTCCTTTATTTCATGTATGCGGTTTTGGGCGAAAAAGATAAAGCCTTCGAATGGGTTCGGGAGGCCAGGGATCATAAATTTTCCCTGTTGCTCCTTCATTTTGCCGATCCTATGGTGAATGCGTTGAAAAAGGATCCCCGTTTTCTTCAATACCAGAAAGAGATCTTCCACCTCCCGGAACCTCAAAAAATAAAAAAAACCTCGAAAGACCTGTTGGATGCAGCCACCACCAAAGCTTACGTTGGGCGGTTGATCCGTTTTGTCGAAAAAGAAAAGCCCTACCTCGATCCCGGTCTTTCCCTGCGTTCCCTGGCATCGGCCATAGACATTCATCCCAACCAGCTTTCCTGGCTGCTCAATGAAAGCATAGGGAAAAATTTCAACGAATTCGTCAATTATTACCGGGTGGAGGCATTTAAACAACTCGCCACAGACTCGACTAATGCACATCTAAGCCTCCTCGGGCTTGCTTATGAAAGCGGTTTCAATTCGAAGACCGTTTTTAATACCTATTTCAAAAAAGAAACGGGCCTTACGCCTAAACAATTCCTCAAGGAACAGGAATAA
- a CDS encoding NAD(P)-dependent alcohol dehydrogenase produces MKAIVCTRYGSPEVLELHEVKNPNLKADELLIKVYAASATTADCMMRTGKPYVGRLFTGLKKPKNPITGTGFAGVVEAIGKKVKDFQTGDEVFGETTLSFGTNAEYICIAEDDLVTHKPVKLSFEEAAPLCDGPLTSMNFLKDLANVQPGQKVLVNGASGSLGTAAIQLAKYFGTEVTGVCSTKNIDLVKSLGADFVIDYTRQDFTASNERYDIVYDTIGKSSFSRCKRVLSSKGIYMSPVLGFRLLLQMMWTSAFSSKKAKFSATGIRLVPELKALLLEIKKIIHEGKLISVLDRSFSLEETAAAHRYIENGHKRGNVVIKINH; encoded by the coding sequence ATGAAAGCAATAGTTTGCACCCGCTACGGATCACCTGAAGTGCTGGAGCTCCATGAAGTGAAAAATCCAAACCTGAAAGCTGACGAGCTCCTGATAAAGGTTTATGCGGCATCTGCCACCACGGCCGACTGCATGATGAGGACCGGCAAACCATACGTCGGAAGGTTATTTACCGGCCTGAAAAAGCCTAAAAACCCGATCACCGGCACGGGGTTCGCCGGCGTGGTTGAGGCCATTGGCAAAAAAGTAAAGGATTTTCAAACCGGTGATGAGGTTTTTGGCGAAACGACCCTCTCTTTCGGGACCAATGCCGAATATATCTGCATTGCCGAAGATGATCTGGTTACCCACAAGCCCGTGAAACTTTCTTTCGAGGAAGCCGCGCCGCTGTGCGACGGCCCTCTGACCTCGATGAATTTCCTGAAGGATCTGGCCAATGTACAACCCGGACAAAAAGTACTCGTCAACGGAGCTTCCGGAAGCCTGGGAACAGCGGCGATCCAACTGGCAAAATATTTTGGGACTGAAGTCACCGGCGTTTGCAGTACCAAAAATATCGACCTGGTGAAGTCACTGGGGGCCGATTTTGTTATTGATTACACCCGTCAGGATTTCACTGCATCAAATGAGCGTTACGACATTGTATATGACACCATCGGGAAAAGTTCTTTTTCAAGATGCAAAAGAGTGCTTTCCTCCAAAGGGATCTACATGTCACCTGTATTGGGGTTTCGTTTGCTGCTCCAAATGATGTGGACCTCGGCATTCAGCAGCAAAAAGGCGAAGTTCTCCGCCACGGGTATTCGTCTGGTGCCTGAATTAAAGGCACTGCTTCTGGAGATCAAAAAGATCATTCATGAAGGAAAACTCATTTCCGTTCTGGATAGAAGCTTCTCTCTTGAAGAGACTGCCGCCGCGCACCGCTACATAGAAAACGGCCACAAAAGAGGCAATGTGGTCATCAAAATCAATCATTAA
- a CDS encoding ChaN family lipoprotein, giving the protein MKNVFPYWIILAMGMFSGTLFAQEVNPEMIDFIKKEALSPGDYIVKTFERYDVVFLGEQHVIKENLLFVQQLIPQLYENGILTLGMEFGANEVQDKLDELVTSEVYDENLAKEIMFTYNVAWGFQEYVDVYKAAWKLNQSLPEGAPPFRILNLSYIYNWEKFTGKRDRETTELVFDKGPVDKFRAELIEKEVILKNKKMLALVGTPHAYTRYASSSLNFNSDHFCDFDDNWLGNRLYKKYPEKVFSILLHQAFTQKEKDTYFLVSPAGGAIETLMALNDNQPAGFDLIHTPVGALPDRSMNAICYENFTMEQFFDGYIFLEPLRDLEGCTVIEDFVNEKNIDHAIKNFPDPDWHQPIKSLEDMKHFIHGLSKDISIRFHNL; this is encoded by the coding sequence ATGAAAAATGTTTTTCCATACTGGATTATTCTGGCGATGGGGATGTTTTCGGGAACCCTTTTCGCCCAGGAAGTCAATCCTGAAATGATCGATTTTATCAAAAAAGAGGCTTTAAGTCCCGGGGATTATATTGTAAAAACCTTTGAGCGATACGACGTTGTTTTTTTAGGAGAACAGCATGTCATAAAAGAAAACCTGCTATTCGTTCAACAGCTCATTCCCCAATTATATGAAAACGGCATATTAACCCTTGGAATGGAATTTGGGGCCAATGAGGTTCAGGATAAGCTGGACGAGCTGGTGACCTCGGAAGTTTATGATGAAAACCTGGCAAAGGAGATCATGTTCACTTACAATGTTGCCTGGGGTTTTCAGGAGTATGTAGATGTTTATAAAGCAGCCTGGAAACTCAATCAGTCCCTTCCCGAAGGCGCCCCCCCTTTCAGGATCCTGAATTTGAGTTACATCTATAATTGGGAAAAATTTACAGGGAAAAGAGACCGCGAAACCACGGAATTGGTTTTTGATAAAGGGCCGGTAGATAAGTTCAGGGCCGAATTGATTGAAAAGGAGGTCATCCTGAAAAACAAAAAGATGCTCGCGCTGGTGGGAACGCCCCATGCCTATACCCGGTATGCTTCTTCGTCCCTTAATTTCAACAGTGATCATTTCTGCGATTTTGATGATAACTGGCTGGGCAACCGGCTTTACAAAAAGTATCCGGAAAAAGTATTCAGCATCCTGTTGCACCAGGCTTTTACCCAAAAGGAAAAGGACACCTATTTTCTTGTCTCGCCTGCCGGCGGGGCCATCGAAACTCTCATGGCCCTGAATGACAACCAACCTGCGGGCTTTGACCTGATCCATACCCCCGTCGGGGCATTACCGGACCGGAGCATGAATGCAATTTGTTATGAGAATTTCACTATGGAGCAATTCTTTGACGGATACATTTTTTTGGAACCGCTGCGTGACCTGGAAGGATGTACCGTGATAGAAGATTTTGTAAACGAAAAGAATATTGACCACGCCATAAAGAATTTCCCGGACCCGGATTGGCATCAACCCATAAAGTCTTTGGAAGACATGAAACATTTTATTCATGGTTTATCCAAAGATATTTCAATACGATTCCATAATTTGTAG